From the genome of Moritella sp. F3, one region includes:
- the ribA gene encoding GTP cyclohydrolase II, which produces MNEIKFYEPNDAFGFLSNLATAPIIIEELEWPSSEHYYQAQKFNDPQLQRLVRQAPTADEAFRLSREYAQCVKSDWLQVREQVMRYAVAEKFSQNPYFAYQLVATGEQVLTEHSHKDSFWGDGGDGSGRNELGKILMAVRSDLSEQEPYNLITYVDSAKLPTQFGMFQMNGFTERATGKEHLALVYGKLDPSEPVLIRLHSECLTGDALFSARCDCGFQLAKAMQNIVEKGSGVILYLRQEGRGIGLLNKIRAYHLQDDGADTVEANERLGFAADMRDYTFCKGMLGHLNINSVNLMTNNPRKVNALIKAGINIAERVPLQEGNNPHNEGYLKTKANKLGHMFAAEFIN; this is translated from the coding sequence ATGAATGAAATTAAATTTTATGAACCTAATGATGCATTTGGTTTTTTATCCAATTTAGCCACTGCGCCAATTATAATTGAAGAGCTTGAATGGCCAAGCAGTGAACATTATTATCAAGCTCAAAAGTTTAATGACCCGCAATTACAGCGTTTGGTCCGTCAAGCGCCTACCGCCGATGAAGCCTTCCGATTAAGTCGTGAATATGCGCAATGTGTTAAATCTGATTGGTTGCAGGTACGCGAGCAAGTTATGCGTTATGCCGTCGCTGAAAAATTTAGCCAAAATCCTTATTTCGCCTATCAACTCGTTGCTACTGGAGAGCAGGTGTTAACAGAGCATTCGCATAAAGATAGTTTTTGGGGGGACGGTGGTGACGGCAGTGGTCGTAATGAACTTGGCAAAATATTGATGGCTGTGCGCAGCGATTTAAGCGAACAGGAACCTTATAATCTGATCACTTATGTTGATAGCGCTAAGTTACCAACCCAATTTGGCATGTTCCAGATGAACGGTTTTACAGAGCGAGCGACAGGTAAAGAACACCTTGCTTTAGTTTATGGCAAGTTGGATCCGAGCGAACCAGTACTGATTCGTTTACATTCTGAATGCTTAACTGGTGATGCATTATTTAGCGCACGTTGTGATTGTGGGTTTCAGTTAGCGAAAGCCATGCAAAACATTGTAGAGAAAGGTAGTGGCGTGATCCTTTATTTACGTCAAGAAGGCCGTGGAATCGGCTTATTAAATAAGATAAGAGCTTATCATTTACAAGATGATGGTGCTGACACTGTTGAAGCTAATGAGCGCTTAGGGTTTGCGGCAGACATGCGAGATTATACTTTCTGTAAAGGAATGCTCGGTCATCTGAATATTAATAGTGTTAATTTAATGACCAATAACCCGCGTAAGGTGAATGCATTAATTAAAGCGGGCATTAATATTGCTGAGCGTGTTCCGCTACAAGAAGGAAATAACCCCCATAATGAAGGTTATCTAAAAACCAAAGCGAACAAACTTGGGCATATGTTTGCAGCTGAATTCATTAATTAG
- a CDS encoding response regulator, with protein sequence MNKATLHKKKIGIARQLLVSIILISSFFTLLITGLNVYLDYKEDISGVETQLEQVKQSYLSSLTASLWVEDREQLKLQAEGIMQLPNLHYLEIKDDNGIVLQLGTPLFEYEYQVSWLMQQNFADKKFDLATFKIQADLYPIYKGLWDKFVVLLLSQVVKTFIVALFIIFVVYKIVVRPLTEMSDAVGHVDSDKLPLPIELVPRKFDDEITHLTENYNASITEIRHNYLELEIAKHQAEDANLKKSEFLANMSHEIRTPMNGVIGTASLLQDMPMGREQKEFVDMLYSSSITLLDLITDILDFSKIESGQLILAKNPLNLFELCKEVETNFSVLAGQKQIALVCHIDEQIPDLVLGDITQLRQVLNNLVSNAIKFTSIGYVNLNIKLITREDNSAGIMFQIIDTGIGIAAENQHKIFEKFQQADGSTTRNYGGTGLGLAICRSIVTLMDSDIIVYSKPDKGSRFEFSVNFDCIDELLSGPDVEQSLAGLSILLVDDSMLNMRITSAQLKNFGANSVSCDDPCLSKSMVLDALDKGKPFDLVIIDKVMPKMDGFTVAKQLQDEFAELTPRLMMLSADAEVGDDVLSKQLGVKAFLSRPYKAETLKAVVLNTMMSAQSDHDAEDAVEEEADSSVMKVLLVEDTFINQKVTTMMLQKLGIEVTLAENGQIGVDLCKEQDFNLILMDCQMPVLDGFKATVAIRESETPSAHVPIIALTANVLQTEKDKCFAAGMDDFMAKPVSKQVLTLMLQKHLSPWLADAPAQHKLKAVDQA encoded by the coding sequence ATGAATAAAGCGACTTTGCACAAGAAAAAAATAGGTATTGCGAGGCAATTGCTTGTATCGATCATATTAATAAGCTCTTTTTTTACATTACTGATTACAGGGCTAAATGTCTACCTTGATTATAAAGAAGATATATCAGGTGTAGAGACTCAACTTGAACAAGTAAAGCAAAGTTATTTATCTAGCTTAACCGCGAGCTTATGGGTTGAAGATCGTGAACAACTTAAGTTGCAAGCTGAAGGCATTATGCAACTTCCTAATCTTCATTACCTCGAAATTAAAGATGATAACGGTATTGTCCTACAGTTAGGCACACCGCTATTCGAATATGAGTATCAAGTGTCCTGGCTAATGCAGCAAAACTTTGCTGATAAAAAATTCGATCTTGCGACATTTAAAATTCAAGCGGACTTATACCCTATCTATAAAGGCCTGTGGGACAAGTTTGTTGTATTGCTATTATCCCAAGTCGTAAAAACCTTCATTGTCGCGTTATTCATCATCTTTGTTGTATACAAGATTGTGGTACGGCCATTAACTGAAATGTCTGATGCGGTTGGCCATGTTGATAGTGATAAACTCCCGCTGCCTATTGAGTTGGTGCCGCGTAAATTTGATGATGAGATTACGCATTTAACCGAGAATTACAATGCGTCTATTACGGAGATTCGTCATAATTACCTTGAACTTGAAATTGCAAAACACCAAGCTGAAGACGCCAATTTAAAGAAAAGTGAATTCTTGGCTAATATGAGTCATGAAATTCGCACCCCTATGAATGGGGTTATTGGTACCGCATCCTTATTGCAAGATATGCCGATGGGTCGAGAGCAAAAAGAATTTGTTGATATGCTGTATTCTTCGTCGATTACGTTACTCGACTTGATTACCGATATTCTGGACTTTTCTAAAATCGAATCTGGCCAACTTATTTTAGCGAAAAACCCATTGAATCTGTTTGAACTATGTAAAGAAGTCGAGACTAACTTTTCGGTATTGGCAGGACAGAAACAGATCGCATTAGTCTGTCATATTGACGAACAGATACCAGACCTTGTGCTTGGTGATATAACGCAGTTACGCCAAGTACTCAATAATCTGGTCTCTAATGCCATCAAGTTTACTTCAATTGGTTATGTTAATCTTAATATCAAATTAATTACCCGTGAAGATAATAGCGCAGGGATCATGTTTCAAATTATTGATACTGGTATTGGTATCGCGGCTGAAAATCAGCATAAAATATTTGAAAAATTCCAGCAAGCAGATGGCAGTACGACACGAAATTATGGTGGTACTGGTTTAGGTTTGGCTATTTGTCGCAGTATTGTGACATTAATGGACAGTGACATCATTGTTTATAGTAAACCCGATAAAGGCAGTCGATTTGAGTTTTCAGTTAATTTTGATTGTATTGATGAGCTGTTGTCAGGGCCTGACGTAGAGCAGAGCCTAGCAGGCTTATCCATCTTATTGGTTGATGACAGCATGTTGAATATGCGCATCACCTCAGCACAGTTAAAAAACTTTGGTGCTAACTCTGTATCTTGTGATGACCCATGTTTAAGTAAAAGTATGGTTCTTGATGCTTTGGATAAAGGTAAACCCTTCGATCTTGTCATCATTGATAAAGTGATGCCGAAGATGGATGGTTTTACTGTTGCGAAACAATTACAGGATGAATTCGCAGAGCTCACGCCTCGATTAATGATGCTATCAGCCGATGCAGAAGTTGGCGATGATGTGCTTTCCAAGCAGCTTGGAGTCAAAGCTTTTTTAAGTCGCCCATATAAAGCTGAAACATTAAAAGCGGTCGTGCTTAATACCATGATGAGTGCTCAAAGTGATCACGATGCTGAGGATGCTGTTGAAGAAGAGGCTGACAGTAGTGTAATGAAAGTGCTGTTAGTTGAGGATACTTTTATCAATCAGAAAGTAACGACGATGATGTTACAAAAATTAGGTATCGAAGTCACGCTTGCTGAGAATGGTCAAATCGGTGTTGATTTGTGTAAAGAGCAGGACTTTAATTTAATCTTAATGGATTGCCAAATGCCAGTTCTTGATGGTTTTAAAGCAACCGTCGCGATCAGAGAAAGTGAAACGCCCTCTGCACATGTGCCCATTATTGCATTGACGGCGAATGTACTGCAGACCGAAAAAGACAAATGTTTTGCCGCGGGGATGGATGATTTCATGGCTAAACCCGTGAGTAAACAAGTGCTGACATTGATGCTGCAAAAGCACTTGTCACCTTGGCTGGCAGATGCCCCTGCTCAGCACAAATTAAAGGCGGTTGATCAAGCATAA
- a CDS encoding cytochrome c has protein sequence MFWSKTLKLAGLTSLMMFTTAQAATFDKPETDITYRQSALTMIAINFSDMADMVKGKKEWNDTAFQLRSEQLAQLIPMAQHGFSSSDSQTGETKAKAEIWTDAAGFEAKFSQFSKDAQNLATVAKEGNRGQIKKAFGQTAKNCKSCHSDYKSK, from the coding sequence ATGTTCTGGAGCAAAACACTAAAATTAGCAGGTCTGACATCATTAATGATGTTTACCACAGCACAAGCAGCAACGTTTGATAAACCTGAAACCGATATTACGTATCGCCAATCAGCATTAACCATGATCGCTATTAATTTTTCCGACATGGCTGACATGGTTAAAGGTAAAAAAGAATGGAATGACACCGCATTTCAATTGCGCTCAGAACAACTTGCACAATTAATTCCGATGGCGCAACACGGTTTTAGCTCAAGCGATAGCCAAACTGGAGAGACGAAAGCGAAAGCTGAAATCTGGACAGATGCAGCAGGCTTTGAAGCTAAATTTAGCCAATTCAGTAAAGATGCGCAAAACTTAGCGACCGTTGCCAAAGAAGGTAACCGTGGTCAAATAAAAAAAGCATTTGGTCAAACGGCAAAAAATTGTAAATCTTGCCATAGTGATTACAAATCAAAATAA
- a CDS encoding rhodanese-like domain-containing protein, with translation MAHSQRFLDLCNEARKVVKECSCDDVKQWQDEGKQFVLVDVREESEWAASRISGAEYMGRGIIERDLEAKYPELDTCIVLYCGGGYRSALSAEFIQRMGYTDVISMDGGIREWKMKSYPISK, from the coding sequence ATGGCTCATAGTCAACGATTTCTAGATTTATGCAACGAAGCCCGTAAAGTAGTTAAAGAGTGCAGCTGTGATGATGTAAAGCAGTGGCAGGACGAAGGTAAGCAATTTGTGCTTGTCGATGTACGTGAAGAAAGCGAGTGGGCTGCAAGTCGTATTAGCGGTGCTGAGTACATGGGGCGCGGCATTATTGAACGTGACTTAGAAGCGAAATATCCTGAGTTAGATACGTGTATCGTATTATATTGCGGTGGCGGTTATCGCTCTGCGTTATCAGCTGAGTTCATCCAACGCATGGGCTACACAGACGTTATTTCTATGGATGGCGGTATTCGTGAATGGAAAATGAAGAGTTATCCAATCAGTAAATAA
- a CDS encoding DMT family transporter, translating to MEQTTISSNSTSTSKKQRNTRSALRNKLSAHKIGLLCAFFATCLFSTKGIFVKLAYQYGVDSITLMTYRMLLSLPFYIGVFAWMITKTPTLSSRIKAQFLPVMGIGFLGYYLSSYFDLEGLNYISSQLERLLLFTYPTVVVILSWLIFGNRINRQVIGALILAYAGVFVLFYHDLGKQGEGVITGSLLVLTACFTFACYLLLSKSKIQQLGSLVFTCIAMFGASFMIFVHFSVVHDIKDLSIPLPVFWISLWLAIGCTVIPSFLMSEGIARVGPEQASIVGGSGPVLTALMAVFLLGEAFTVYHFLGMLMVIVAIVWLSVRK from the coding sequence ATGGAACAGACTACTATCAGCAGTAACAGCACGAGTACTAGCAAAAAGCAGCGCAATACGCGTTCAGCTCTACGTAATAAACTGTCAGCACATAAAATAGGTTTACTGTGTGCATTTTTTGCTACCTGTTTGTTTTCGACAAAAGGGATCTTCGTTAAACTTGCCTACCAGTATGGTGTTGATAGCATCACGCTAATGACCTATCGCATGCTCTTATCTCTGCCTTTCTATATCGGTGTATTCGCTTGGATGATAACAAAAACACCCACACTGTCATCTCGGATTAAAGCTCAATTTTTACCTGTGATGGGGATTGGCTTTTTGGGATATTACTTATCGAGTTACTTTGATCTGGAAGGGCTTAACTATATTAGCTCGCAGCTAGAGCGTTTATTGTTATTTACCTACCCGACAGTCGTCGTGATCCTTAGTTGGTTGATATTTGGTAATCGGATTAACCGACAAGTAATAGGTGCACTTATCTTGGCCTATGCAGGGGTTTTTGTACTGTTTTATCATGACTTGGGTAAGCAAGGCGAGGGAGTGATAACGGGGTCGTTATTAGTACTAACCGCTTGCTTTACTTTTGCTTGTTATTTACTACTGAGTAAATCCAAGATCCAGCAGTTAGGCAGCTTAGTCTTTACCTGTATCGCTATGTTTGGTGCGAGTTTTATGATCTTTGTTCATTTTTCGGTGGTGCATGATATTAAAGATCTTAGTATACCTCTGCCGGTATTTTGGATATCGCTGTGGTTAGCGATTGGCTGTACTGTGATCCCTTCATTTTTGATGAGTGAGGGCATTGCCAGAGTTGGACCTGAGCAAGCTTCGATTGTAGGCGGTAGTGGACCTGTATTAACGGCGTTAATGGCGGTGTTTTTATTAGGGGAAGCTTTCACTGTGTACCATTTTTTAGGTATGTTGATGGTAATTGTTGCTATTGTCTGGCTAAGTGTTAGAAAATAG
- a CDS encoding RluA family pseudouridine synthase: MSDRFRVKETSGLLIFLNTQLKGWSRKNIKQRLTTGCVVVNGLPVMVHDHELNVGDDVEVRASGKSMQHGVARLEILYSDNDLIVINKPAGLLSVAAAGENKQHALAILRKQLSTPKRAVNLWPVHRLDRDTSGVLMFATSREMREAVNEGWSNAEKTYLAVVEGQPNPSQGTIDQPLRMESEKYQMIVGQHPDAKKAVTHFNTQRTGKERSLLEVQLETGRQHQIRAHMAWLGHPLIGDPRYGTDGPRMGLHALRLSITRPNTGKRLTFETPAPVDFLALLR, from the coding sequence ATGTCTGACCGATTTAGAGTAAAAGAGACCTCAGGTCTACTCATTTTCCTTAATACTCAGCTAAAAGGCTGGAGCCGCAAAAACATAAAGCAAAGGCTGACAACTGGGTGTGTTGTTGTTAACGGTCTGCCTGTTATGGTGCATGATCATGAGCTCAACGTCGGCGACGATGTGGAAGTTAGGGCATCAGGAAAGAGCATGCAACATGGCGTTGCCCGATTAGAGATCTTGTATTCGGATAATGATCTTATCGTTATCAACAAACCCGCAGGCCTATTGTCTGTAGCTGCAGCGGGTGAAAACAAACAGCATGCGCTAGCCATTCTTCGCAAGCAACTTTCAACGCCTAAGCGTGCTGTTAATCTATGGCCAGTACATCGACTCGATCGCGATACATCAGGTGTATTGATGTTTGCCACTTCTCGCGAGATGCGTGAAGCTGTTAATGAGGGATGGTCTAATGCCGAGAAAACCTATCTTGCGGTAGTTGAAGGTCAGCCCAATCCAAGTCAGGGGACTATTGACCAGCCTTTGAGAATGGAATCAGAAAAGTATCAGATGATTGTCGGACAACATCCGGATGCAAAAAAAGCCGTTACGCACTTTAATACCCAGCGAACAGGCAAGGAACGTAGTCTGCTTGAAGTGCAACTCGAGACGGGTCGACAACATCAAATCCGTGCCCATATGGCCTGGTTAGGACACCCTCTGATTGGCGATCCTCGTTATGGTACTGATGGTCCGCGTATGGGACTGCATGCACTGCGCCTTAGTATTACGCGTCCAAATACTGGCAAGCGACTCACTTTCGAGACACCTGCACCGGTTGATTTTCTTGCTCTGCTCCGATAA
- a CDS encoding transporter substrate-binding domain-containing protein produces the protein MKNFIVIMLTLQLFTASFTASSESVNYYVIAKQAMPFQITTKDNQHTGIVSDIIAKIFVDKYTINYHVYPFNRMISELEAGGEKNWITYGSPNWGSVQADNLSDKPIYTVSHSILTNAKSDFSYTKISDIKDKVFVLLYGFDYPTLQPYIDSGEIQELRVKDYAAAFRILDKMPQDAIFIEMTSRIQYNLKIQSKDLNNYHLQDFSALIPTYPIYLAFDPKMDSELQLFINQQLSDLTTAGTLTDIISQYM, from the coding sequence ATGAAAAACTTTATTGTAATTATGTTAACCCTACAACTTTTCACTGCTAGCTTTACAGCAAGTTCAGAGTCAGTCAACTATTATGTCATCGCTAAACAAGCCATGCCATTTCAAATAACAACAAAAGATAATCAGCACACAGGTATTGTGTCAGACATTATTGCCAAGATATTTGTTGATAAATACACGATTAATTACCACGTTTATCCGTTCAACCGAATGATTTCAGAATTAGAGGCCGGAGGGGAGAAAAATTGGATCACTTACGGCAGTCCAAATTGGGGAAGTGTCCAAGCTGACAATTTATCTGACAAACCAATTTACACTGTGAGTCATAGCATCTTAACGAATGCCAAATCAGACTTTTCATATACAAAGATTAGTGACATAAAAGACAAAGTATTTGTTTTACTTTATGGCTTTGATTATCCAACGCTACAGCCTTATATTGATAGTGGCGAAATTCAAGAGCTCAGAGTGAAAGATTATGCGGCTGCGTTTCGAATTTTAGATAAAATGCCTCAAGATGCTATTTTCATCGAAATGACATCACGTATTCAATACAACCTTAAAATTCAATCTAAAGATCTCAACAATTATCACTTACAGGATTTTTCAGCGTTGATCCCAACCTATCCAATTTACCTTGCATTTGATCCGAAAATGGATAGCGAACTACAGTTGTTTATTAATCAGCAGCTGTCAGATTTAACGACTGCAGGTACGCTAACTGACATTATTAGTCAGTACATGTAA
- a CDS encoding cytochrome b/b6 domain-containing protein, whose protein sequence is MVKVKVWDGFIRGYHWLQVSLLFALWYCADNDEMEWHFVFGYALLALWITRFIWGFIGSDTAKFSYFIKSPMALIDYLKDKNKFDRVKFGHNPAGACMVVLFLALIITQLFSGLSASDDILSEGPLAQYFSADTVSFMTWLHSVNFDVLLGAIGLHIIAIVAYKLKKQPLVKAMFTGAAEYPRVNSIVEPKILTGWLAWAIYVAIAGAIWWQFGHENLGYLVY, encoded by the coding sequence ATGGTTAAAGTTAAAGTTTGGGACGGATTTATTCGTGGCTATCACTGGTTACAGGTGAGCTTGTTATTTGCACTGTGGTATTGCGCTGATAATGACGAAATGGAATGGCATTTCGTGTTTGGCTACGCATTATTGGCACTATGGATAACGCGTTTTATTTGGGGATTTATTGGCAGTGATACTGCGAAATTTAGTTACTTTATAAAAAGTCCTATGGCGTTAATTGATTATCTAAAAGACAAAAACAAATTTGACCGTGTTAAATTTGGCCATAACCCAGCAGGTGCCTGCATGGTTGTATTGTTTTTAGCTTTAATCATTACCCAGTTATTCAGCGGTCTCAGTGCCAGCGATGATATTTTGTCAGAAGGGCCACTTGCCCAATATTTTTCTGCGGATACCGTGAGCTTTATGACATGGCTGCACAGTGTTAATTTTGATGTATTACTGGGGGCTATCGGTTTACATATTATTGCGATTGTCGCTTATAAGTTGAAAAAGCAGCCGTTAGTGAAAGCGATGTTTACTGGTGCGGCAGAATACCCACGAGTGAATTCTATTGTAGAACCAAAAATACTTACCGGTTGGTTAGCTTGGGCTATCTATGTTGCTATTGCTGGCGCTATTTGGTGGCAGTTTGGGCATGAAAACTTAGGCTATTTAGTGTATTGA
- the secF gene encoding protein translocase subunit SecF produces MFEIIKTERTIHFMKMAKPAFILSILLVLLSISSIAIKGINWGLDFTGGTVIEVGYDKPADLEVIRPLLAAEGFSDAVIQHFGSSRDVLIRIAPREGLDSEHLGSQMLAALQGYDKNVEMRRIEFVGPNVGDELTEQGGLALIAALICILLYVGVRFEWRLASGAVLALAHDVIITLGIFSALEIEFDLTILAALLTVIGYSLNDTIVVFDRIRENFRRMRIDDSVEIMDVSLTQTLSRTLITSGTTLMVLVSLFLKGGALIHGFALALLIGIVVGTYSSIYVASALALKLGVTRETMLPPVIEKEGADQDPMM; encoded by the coding sequence ATGTTTGAAATTATTAAAACAGAACGCACGATCCACTTTATGAAAATGGCTAAGCCGGCGTTTATCTTATCAATACTGTTGGTGCTTTTATCGATATCTTCAATTGCTATTAAAGGCATTAATTGGGGTCTTGATTTCACCGGTGGTACGGTAATCGAAGTGGGTTATGACAAACCAGCAGATCTTGAAGTAATTCGTCCGTTGTTAGCAGCTGAAGGCTTTAGTGATGCGGTTATTCAACATTTCGGTTCAAGCCGTGATGTATTGATCCGTATTGCACCGCGTGAAGGCTTGGACAGTGAGCACCTTGGTAGTCAAATGCTGGCTGCATTACAAGGTTACGATAAAAACGTAGAAATGCGTCGTATCGAGTTTGTTGGTCCAAACGTTGGTGATGAATTAACTGAGCAAGGTGGCCTCGCGCTGATTGCTGCGTTAATTTGTATCCTGCTATATGTTGGTGTACGTTTTGAATGGCGTCTAGCATCGGGTGCTGTATTAGCCCTTGCGCATGACGTTATCATCACACTGGGTATCTTCTCGGCATTAGAGATTGAATTTGATTTAACTATTTTAGCGGCGCTATTGACCGTTATTGGTTATTCATTGAATGATACTATCGTGGTATTTGACCGTATTCGTGAAAACTTCCGTCGCATGCGTATTGATGACTCTGTAGAAATTATGGATGTATCATTAACGCAGACATTATCGCGTACGTTAATCACGTCAGGTACAACATTAATGGTATTAGTATCATTGTTCCTGAAAGGTGGCGCACTGATCCACGGTTTCGCGTTAGCATTGCTAATCGGTATCGTTGTTGGTACATATTCATCGATTTACGTAGCAAGTGCATTAGCACTGAAGCTTGGCGTAACGCGTGAAACTATGTTACCACCAGTGATTGAAAAAGAAGGCGCAGACCAAGACCCTATGATGTAA
- a CDS encoding response regulator: protein MLCKILVVEDSRAFRKYLNIQLSQAGFQAVFAESIAQAHEILAREDDFLCSVLDYCLPDGPDGEIIDHVLNYGLQAIILTANYSEHIREKVLSKGVIDYLLKDSASSVSYLIPLLRRLQENCRHKALVVEDSKTVRTHLINLLERQNLQVIAAENGAQAIELLQQHTDISLIITDHDMPEKDGITMTREIRRKFDRNQLAILGLSGSSDRSMTARFLKAGANDFLYKPFNQEEFYCRIHHILNMKDTADKLYKMANQDALTGLWNRRYFFNQHSRGTTAEHNNIAMLDIDFFKKVNDNHGHDGGDAVLVTIAKQLQHHFSDATVARFGGEEFCIQSNIDRTIFVSQLELVRLKIEQLTMAHNGTEIKITISIGASFGNKSIDEMLSESDARLYEAKTNGRNQVIWQ from the coding sequence TTGCTCTGCAAAATACTTGTTGTTGAAGACAGCCGAGCTTTTCGTAAATACCTTAATATTCAGCTAAGCCAAGCTGGTTTTCAAGCCGTATTTGCAGAATCAATAGCACAAGCCCATGAGATTTTAGCGCGAGAGGATGATTTTCTTTGTTCGGTACTCGACTATTGCTTACCTGATGGCCCTGACGGTGAAATCATCGATCATGTATTAAACTATGGCTTACAGGCTATCATTTTAACGGCTAATTACAGTGAACATATCCGCGAAAAAGTATTATCCAAAGGCGTCATAGACTATTTATTAAAAGATAGCGCATCATCGGTTTCTTACCTCATCCCATTATTACGACGTCTGCAAGAAAATTGTCGTCATAAAGCGCTCGTCGTTGAAGATTCCAAAACCGTACGTACCCATCTGATTAATTTATTAGAACGACAAAACCTGCAAGTCATTGCTGCTGAAAATGGCGCTCAGGCAATCGAGTTATTACAGCAACACACTGATATTAGTTTGATCATCACAGATCATGATATGCCCGAAAAAGACGGCATTACCATGACCCGCGAGATCCGTCGTAAATTCGATCGGAATCAACTGGCGATTCTAGGCCTATCTGGCAGTAGTGATCGGTCGATGACAGCGCGTTTTCTAAAAGCCGGGGCGAATGATTTTCTCTATAAACCTTTTAATCAAGAAGAGTTTTACTGCCGTATCCATCATATCCTCAACATGAAAGATACTGCAGACAAGCTTTACAAGATGGCTAATCAAGATGCGCTAACCGGTTTATGGAACCGCCGCTATTTCTTTAATCAACATAGTCGCGGCACAACCGCAGAGCATAATAATATTGCGATGCTAGACATAGATTTTTTCAAAAAAGTGAATGACAATCACGGGCATGATGGGGGCGATGCTGTATTAGTGACGATAGCGAAGCAATTGCAACATCACTTTTCAGATGCCACTGTGGCGCGTTTTGGAGGCGAAGAGTTCTGCATTCAAAGCAATATAGACCGTACTATATTTGTGTCACAACTGGAGTTAGTACGCCTTAAAATAGAACAATTAACCATGGCGCATAATGGCACTGAAATCAAAATTACGATTAGTATTGGTGCCAGTTTTGGTAACAAGTCGATTGATGAAATGCTCTCCGAATCCGATGCCCGTTTATATGAAGCAAAAACAAATGGCCGTAACCAAGTTATCTGGCAATAA
- a CDS encoding ABC transporter substrate binding protein: MERSYLFNLPHRASRHLGTPGSILLMGLLYLLSVTATQASQLRVAVSTLDSGIVAEHVQSGLQSELSRQGYVIGTNLTWINNKGKAKSSDVNVTISTAEHHPFITLVNQQGLATEINRDTSEFREPLTEQYEINFIKKLLPGINTIGVIIDKNAIDMHNTEQFLARQEQKGMHIVYYYIEKSDELRGATRMLAPVVNAIYLPCHITDMPELEQIVTVAERNDVALIGEDHRSIKKGVFAVYNIDYFQVGRDTADLLVRLAEGRDTFSGRDDYLARPVLSLNLDAAARMGVELSSDIINKAKFIIE; encoded by the coding sequence ATGGAACGATCATACCTATTTAATTTACCACATCGTGCATCTCGGCATCTTGGCACACCAGGCTCAATACTTTTAATGGGTTTACTTTATTTACTTTCAGTTACTGCGACTCAAGCAAGTCAGCTGCGAGTCGCTGTCTCAACATTGGATTCTGGCATTGTCGCTGAACATGTGCAGTCCGGTTTGCAATCTGAGTTGTCTCGACAAGGTTATGTAATCGGCACTAATCTCACCTGGATCAATAATAAAGGGAAAGCCAAATCATCAGATGTGAATGTCACGATCTCTACCGCCGAACACCATCCTTTCATTACCTTAGTTAACCAGCAGGGACTCGCAACTGAAATTAATCGAGACACCTCTGAGTTTCGTGAGCCGTTAACAGAGCAGTATGAAATTAACTTCATCAAAAAACTATTACCTGGCATTAATACTATCGGCGTTATCATTGATAAGAATGCCATTGATATGCATAACACTGAGCAATTTTTGGCACGCCAAGAGCAAAAGGGCATGCATATTGTTTATTACTATATTGAAAAAAGTGATGAATTAAGAGGCGCAACTCGTATGCTAGCGCCTGTTGTTAATGCCATTTATTTACCTTGTCACATTACGGATATGCCTGAATTGGAACAGATTGTCACTGTCGCAGAGCGCAATGATGTCGCCCTTATTGGCGAAGACCACCGTAGTATTAAAAAAGGCGTCTTTGCCGTATACAATATTGACTATTTCCAAGTCGGGCGTGATACCGCTGATTTATTAGTGCGTTTAGCCGAAGGCCGAGATACGTTTAGTGGTCGCGATGATTACCTTGCTAGACCTGTGCTTTCGCTTAATCTTGATGCCGCAGCGCGAATGGGTGTTGAGTTATCCAGTGATATCATTAATAAAGCGAAGTTTATTATAGAATAA